In Archocentrus centrarchus isolate MPI-CPG fArcCen1 chromosome 1, fArcCen1, whole genome shotgun sequence, the following proteins share a genomic window:
- the LOC115780100 gene encoding LOW QUALITY PROTEIN: complexin-1 (The sequence of the model RefSeq protein was modified relative to this genomic sequence to represent the inferred CDS: inserted 1 base in 1 codon) → MWAKMLGGEEKEEDPDAAKKEEERQEALRQQEEERKAXYAKMEAEREMMRQGIRDKYGLKKREEAEAEAAAAQEEPAAGSLTRPKKAVPAGCGDEEEEESIMDTVMKYLPGPLQDMLKK, encoded by the exons ATGTGGGCAAAAATGCTTGGTGgggaggagaaggaagaggacCCCGATGCAGCGAAGAAAGAGGAGGAACGACAGGAGGCGCTGAGGCagcaagaggaggagaggaagg AATATGCCAAGATGGAGGCTGAGAGGGAAATGATGAGGCAAGGTATCAGAGATAAG TATGGCTTGAAAAAGCGCGAAGAGGCCGAAGCTGAGGCAGCAGCCGCTCAAGAGGAGCCCGCAGCAGGCAGCTTGACTCGACCTAAGAAGGCTGTGCCAGCTGGCTGtggtgatgaggaggaggaggaaagcaTCATGGACACAGTGATGAAATACCTGCCAGGCCCACTGCAAGACATGCTCAAGAAGTAG